In one window of Streptosporangium sp. NBC_01495 DNA:
- a CDS encoding B12-binding domain-containing radical SAM protein: MGKPYDPAATTAPDPLRVVFFLPYGHEFSLLCMGALALYDLINRDSDIPAVAERAIVYACLGTAGNRLAVPGGQAYRSIENPAPVVGADVLGVSVTNSADLVSLFKVLDLAGIPRRSADRVVGVHPLVVGGNGGFANPEILADYLDVVAQGEAERSFVELIGVVYRGLRGGASRQQVWEQLAGVAGLYVPQLYTCDVEAGGAITAIRPSTPRAPRRVAPQVLAATELHRAHFVAPISDGRRVMMVPTLGCRHSCHFCTLGVPEFRQAPLKVLQDYLRLAQRHGIAQVVISSPTFTQYRHHGELLAQLRDYTLASGEAVSTIIGSVRADELTPGYLSAVAEVGDFGHLFTELQLPGRVRGIVTIAPEFASEDLVAIFNKTMTNQRVRKALELLRDNPDFAHVMLYFIVGAPGESRQDRLRIADYAAEVFSLLGRDDGSVIVKLQQFMPKPGTVSQRLEMADPALVDGYVQEIRERLADLVGAESYRDHFRVLWGESSRLYLESICLRGDRRVGPVLEELYDSGQDLTRLSGEQLREVLAAHGLEHERFLRRLDPHEVLPWEVVNTVDRAQEAKLTQALDARAAASS; encoded by the coding sequence TTGGGAAAGCCCTACGACCCTGCGGCCACGACCGCGCCGGACCCGCTGCGGGTGGTGTTCTTCCTGCCCTACGGCCATGAGTTCTCCCTGCTGTGCATGGGAGCTCTGGCCCTGTACGACCTGATCAACCGTGATTCTGACATTCCGGCGGTGGCCGAACGCGCCATCGTCTACGCCTGCTTGGGCACCGCCGGTAACCGGCTCGCCGTTCCCGGCGGGCAGGCTTATCGCTCCATCGAAAACCCCGCTCCGGTCGTCGGCGCCGACGTCTTGGGGGTGAGCGTCACCAACTCCGCCGACCTGGTGTCGCTGTTTAAGGTGCTGGATCTGGCGGGCATCCCCCGGCGCAGCGCCGATCGCGTCGTGGGTGTCCACCCGTTGGTGGTGGGCGGCAACGGCGGGTTCGCCAACCCCGAAATCCTCGCCGACTACCTCGACGTCGTCGCCCAGGGGGAGGCCGAGAGGTCCTTCGTCGAGCTGATCGGCGTTGTGTATCGCGGCCTGCGCGGCGGCGCGAGCCGTCAGCAGGTGTGGGAACAGCTCGCCGGAGTCGCGGGCCTGTATGTTCCGCAGCTGTATACCTGCGACGTCGAAGCCGGCGGCGCCATCACGGCGATCCGCCCGTCCACGCCGCGAGCACCCCGGCGCGTTGCGCCGCAGGTTCTGGCGGCCACCGAGCTGCACCGGGCGCACTTCGTCGCGCCGATCAGCGACGGCAGGCGGGTCATGATGGTGCCGACCCTGGGTTGTCGCCACTCCTGCCATTTCTGCACGCTGGGCGTACCGGAGTTTCGCCAGGCGCCCCTGAAGGTCTTGCAGGATTACCTGCGGCTGGCCCAGCGCCACGGCATCGCTCAGGTCGTGATCAGCTCGCCGACCTTCACCCAGTACCGCCACCACGGTGAGCTGCTGGCCCAGCTGCGCGACTACACCTTGGCCAGTGGGGAGGCGGTGAGCACCATCATCGGATCGGTGCGCGCCGATGAGCTGACACCTGGGTACCTGTCGGCGGTGGCCGAGGTCGGTGACTTCGGCCACCTGTTCACCGAGCTGCAACTGCCCGGCCGCGTTCGGGGCATCGTGACGATCGCCCCGGAGTTCGCCAGCGAGGACCTGGTCGCCATCTTCAACAAGACCATGACCAACCAGCGCGTACGCAAGGCGCTGGAGCTGCTGCGCGACAACCCCGACTTCGCGCACGTGATGTTGTACTTCATCGTCGGCGCGCCCGGGGAGAGCCGCCAGGACCGGCTGAGGATCGCCGACTACGCCGCCGAGGTCTTCTCCCTGCTCGGCCGCGATGACGGCAGCGTCATCGTCAAGCTCCAGCAGTTCATGCCCAAACCCGGGACGGTGAGCCAGCGCCTGGAAATGGCTGATCCCGCCCTGGTGGACGGCTACGTGCAGGAGATCCGCGAGCGTCTGGCCGATCTGGTCGGCGCGGAAAGCTACCGCGATCACTTCCGGGTGCTGTGGGGAGAGTCCAGCCGCTTGTACCTGGAGAGCATCTGCCTGCGCGGCGACCGGCGCGTCGGGCCCGTCCTGGAGGAGCTGTATGACTCCGGCCAGGACCTGACCCGCCTGTCCGGGGAGCAGCTGCGCGAGGTGCTGGCCGCCCACGGTTTGGAGCACGAGCGGTTCCTGCGGCGGCTGGATCCGCACGAGGTATTGCCGTGGGAGGTGGTCAACACCGTGGATCGCGCCCAGGAGGCCAAGCTTACCCAAGCGCTGGACGCGCGCGCGGCGGCCAGTTCATGA
- a CDS encoding sugar phosphate isomerase/epimerase family protein: MRLCLNRVTLAENTSPALFLRAAHAAGFGLVEMSARRLAEALQADDGVRDLLGPGGVVPIHGGWSIRSHWQEAAFRAALPIVAREMEFVAALGSRSGALVLPRPDLGGPAAPGRTVLVDRIRRVCDLAADRGLNVVVEFIGLHPHRLTDAALGDQAPCRTLADALDIVARVERPNAGILIDTFHWHASGATPADLAQVPAEMPLVVHLNDAPPIPAAALDDSQRLLPGHGVIDLMGLLGALHARGYTGPLSIELKNPHLHAMAPVRAAEYAWKAAMTVLRRAGLT, encoded by the coding sequence ATGCGGCTGTGCCTGAATCGCGTCACCCTCGCCGAGAACACCAGCCCGGCCCTGTTCCTGCGCGCCGCCCACGCGGCGGGGTTCGGCCTGGTCGAGATGTCGGCGCGCCGGTTGGCCGAGGCGCTGCAGGCCGACGATGGCGTACGTGACCTTCTGGGGCCCGGCGGCGTGGTCCCCATCCACGGAGGCTGGTCGATCCGCTCCCACTGGCAAGAAGCCGCCTTCCGCGCCGCGTTGCCCATCGTGGCCCGGGAAATGGAGTTCGTCGCGGCGCTCGGCAGTCGCAGCGGCGCCTTGGTGTTGCCCCGGCCCGACCTGGGCGGCCCGGCCGCGCCCGGCCGGACGGTGCTCGTCGACCGGATCCGGCGGGTGTGTGATCTGGCCGCCGACCGGGGCCTGAACGTCGTGGTGGAATTCATCGGCCTGCACCCCCACCGGCTCACCGATGCCGCTCTCGGCGACCAGGCGCCGTGCCGCACCCTGGCAGACGCCCTGGACATCGTGGCGCGGGTCGAGCGGCCCAACGCGGGCATCTTGATCGACACTTTCCACTGGCACGCCTCCGGCGCCACCCCGGCCGATCTTGCGCAGGTTCCCGCCGAGATGCCGCTGGTCGTCCACCTCAACGACGCACCGCCGATACCCGCCGCCGCGTTGGACGATTCCCAGCGGCTGCTGCCTGGGCACGGCGTCATCGACCTGATGGGGCTGCTGGGCGCCCTGCACGCTCGCGGATACACCGGTCCGCTGTCGATCGAGCTGAAAAACCCGCACCTGCACGCGATGGCGCCCGTCCGGGCCGCTGAGTACGCCTGGAAGGCCGCGATGACCGTCCTGCGGCGCGCAGGCCTCACCTGA